Proteins from a genomic interval of Lycium ferocissimum isolate CSIRO_LF1 chromosome 2, AGI_CSIRO_Lferr_CH_V1, whole genome shotgun sequence:
- the LOC132046796 gene encoding probable protein phosphatase 2C 78: MLSSCFGSCFGGGDGDSLLWHMDLKQHATGDYSVCVVQANSLLEDQGQVLTTPCATYVGVYDGHGGHQASRFINNNLFPQLQKLALEEGGLSEDVIRKAFDDIEEGFLRLVKQSWLDQPQIASVGSCCLFGAISKDKLYVANLGDSRAVLGRRGESGQTGDSAVVVAERLSIDHNVGVEEVRMEVEALHPDDPYIVVYTRGVWRIKGIIQVSRSIGDVYLKKPEFSRDPFFIQYGYPIPLKRAVISAEPSILIRKIRPEDLFLIFASDGLWEQLSDEAAVDIVLKNPRTGIAKRLVRAALEEAAEKKEMRYEDIKRLEKGARRHIHDDITVIVIYLDRPERSTNAGFNIVKGTNVPLDIYSLNSGHQGENTSYVSP; this comes from the exons ATGTTAAGCTcctgttttgggagttgctttggTGGGGGTGATGGTGATAGTCTTCTATGGCATATGGACTTGAAGCAACATGCCACTGGTGACTATTCTGTTTGTGTAGTTCAGGCCAATTCATTGCTTGAAGATCAAGGTCAAGTTTTAACAACCCCTTGTGCTACTTATGTTGGTGTTTATGATGGTCATGGTGGCCATCAAGCTTCTcgcttcatcaacaacaatctcTTCCCTCAACTCCAGA AGCTTGCATTGGAAGAAGGAGGATTGTCTGAGGACGTGATTAGGAAAGCATTTGATGACATTGAAGAGGGATTCTTGCGTTTGGTTAAGCAGTCTTGGCTGGATCAGCCTCAGATTGCTTCTGTGGGATCTTGTTGTCTATTTGGAGCAATTtcaaaagataaattatatgtGGCAAATCTTGGGGACTCCAGGGCAGTGCTTGGCAGGAGAGGGGAGAGTGGCCAGACGGGTGATTCAGCAGTAGTTGTGGCAGAACGTTTATCTATAGATCATAATGTTGGGGTTGAGGAGGTAAGGATGGAGGTAGAGGCACTGCATCCAGATGACCCTTACATTGTGGTCTACACTCGAGGGGTTTGGAGAATCAAGGGTATAATTCAG GTTTCTAGATCAATTGGAGATGTCTATCTGAAGAAACCCGAGTTTAGCAGAGATCCTTTCTTCATACAATATGGATATCCAATTCCTTTAAAAAGAGCTGTAATATCAGCAGAACCCTCTATATTGATCCGGAAGATAAGACCAGAAGACTTATTTTTGATATTTGCATCGGATGGCCTATGGGAACAACTAAGCGATGAAGCAGCTGTGGACATTGTTTTGAAGAATCCTAGAACT GGAATAGCAAAACGATTAGTGAGAGCTGCCCTTGAAGAGGCTGCAGAGAAGAAGGAAATGAGATACGAGGACATCAAACGACTAGAGAAGGGGGCAAGGCGGCATATTCACGATGATATAACAGTTATTGTGATATATTTGGATCGCCCTGAAAGGTCCACAAATGCTGGATTTAACATTGTTAAGGGCACGAACGTTCCTCTTGACATATACTCCTTGAACTCAGGTCATCAAGGAGAAAACACATCTTATGTTTCCCCATGA